GATGAATGGCATTGCTGCTAAATTCCTCTACTGTGGAAAATCCATGCAGCTGACTAAAAAATAAAAGTATATTTTCAAAAGGGAGCTTGGCTATCTCCAGTTGCATGAGGCCGCTCAAATCGTTCGTGTCGAATAAGTTCTCCATGTGTCTGAGGCTGTCCAAAGCGATGAATTGAAATTCGGGTCGATAGTCCCCGAGCAGATTGGAGGATTTGGCTATTACAAAGGTGTTGTCAATAATCTTATAGCTGATAGAGATAGCCGGTTCGGCATAGTTGATTATTGTTATTGTGCTGTCTGAAAGTTCATAATGTTTTGAACGAAGATGCTCCGCCGTTGCGGTGGGAAAAAGCCTGTTGAGATCGACCTGTATGGCGTATATGCCCATTCTGTCTACAGGCAAATTATAACAAAGCGTCCCTTGGTCCGTGATGTAAGAGGGTAGTCTGTTTCCTGTCTGCTGCTGTGCCTGAAAAACGATCTTGTTTTGGTAGGCAAACAACGATGTTGCAAGACCGGCTAATAGGTAAAGAAGGCAAAGACCTGATTTTACCCCTAAGCGATCCATCGGATAAAATGATAACATGACTAATCCTGGTATAATTCTAAAAACTGATTGATCTGATTGGTTAACCCAAACGATTCGGTTTCCAATAAATTGATCTCAGCTTGTATCTCCATTGTAGTCGGCGACAAGGTAAGTTTTCGATAGACCTGAATATCTAGTTCCAAAACGGCTAATTGTAATGCGAGAAGCTGTTTTCCTTCTGTTGTATGGAGTTGAAGTTCATTAAATGCATGTTTTAATCGTTCCAATTCAGCGATTGATTTTTGGATGTCATTTTCATCGGCCTTGCCAAAGTTTGGATAGGCTTCTCCCAACGTGCGAAAAGCATCGAGGTATTCTTCCTCGGACATTTCATAAATATTCGAATAGAGCATATTATACGCATCAATGGCGTCATAGGTTTCCGAATCCATTAAGTCTTCACGATAGTCCTCGACCAACTGTTTGATGTCTTGAGATTCAATCTGTAAGATTGACTCAATATCCTGTTTGATAAGATTGGCTATTTCCATGCTTTATGCTTAAAGTAATCTAAAGTCCCTCGCCGGCTCACAAATTTGCTGACAAAGAATTTCGCGACTTTGGTATAGACAAAGATCTTGTTTTATCGCAAAATTTCAATCCCTATAATCAGCTAATTTTTATTAAAACTGTCCCGCAGCAGTTTTTTATCACCTGAACATCTCCTATAGGGCGTGTGGCGTCCATATTTCCATCGCATTTTTCTGTCTTGTCGCACGTATTTTTCTTTCTGCCCGTCAATCAAACGGAGAGCGGAATGCCGTGTAGCCAAACGGGGATGAGCGAGCTATCAAATTCTACCTTTTAACATTGTTTGTTCAGTGCTTGTTCAGTGATCGTTCAGTGCTTGTTCAGTGATGACTCAGTGCGGACTGTATAATTAATGACTGATCACTGTCTAAATAGTGTTTAAAAATTGTTATGAGATACGACTTGGTATACGTATGTGTCGGTTTAACATCGGTTAATCAGAAATCAGATTTAGGACCAATAGTTAGAAATGGGCGATGAATTTTAAGTAAACTAATCTTACTTAAATTATTCTATTGATTGTTAGTATTTTATGGTGTTTTTTTGATTTTATGAGTAAAAAGTACTCAATATATTTTGCACGCTTAAATTTAATCTTCATATTTGTTGAGTAAAAAATACTCAATAGTATAACGTGAAATTAAAGCTATGATCGTATTAAATAAGCAACAGGTAGTCACAGAGCAATTTCCAAATGGGGAAACAAAAGTGAAAGATTTTGATCAGTTGATCTTAAAAGACAACCTTGTCGAATTTACCTATCAAGAAGATGGAGACTTAATCCGCTTGCTTTTTGTCAAGAAGCGGTTGGATGAAACCGAAGCTGAAACTTGTCGGTTATTGATCCGTTATATGCCCTATAGCCGTATGGATCGCAAAATAGAAGGTGATTTATTCACATTGAACTATGTGGCGGAGTTTATCAATAGTTTGCAATTTGATCAGGTGTTTGTGGTCGAACCGCATTCCCACGTTACCCTGGAACTTTTAGTGAACAGTGTTGGGGTTTATCCGGCATTGGACTGGTTGCCACAGTTGATGGAAAAGCTTGATTTTTCGGACAATGATCGGATTGTTTTCCCGGATAAAGGAGCGGCGGCACGTTACATCAACAGCGGCTATGAAAATAGCTGTGTTTTTGAGAAAAAGCGGAATCCACAAACAGGCCGGATCGAAGGGATGGAACTTAAGGCTGGAGATATTCCGCTCGGCGCAAAATGTATTATTGTCGATGACCTCTGTTCTGCAGGTGGCACATTTCTTTGGGCCGGGAAAATATTGAAAGAAATGGGAGCCAGTGCAGTTTATCTTTTGGTCACACATTGTGAAGCCCGAATTTTTAAAGGGACCCTGCTGGATGATGATTCACCGATAACCAGCGTCTTTACCACCAATTCCATGATGGATACCGAGCACCCAAAAATAAATTACATCAACTTAACGACTGAAAGTTATGTTTAAATCAATGAGCAAGAATCCAATACTTTGGACAGATGGTTATAAATTGTGTCATAAGGATCAATATCCAGCACATACGGAATGGGTTTATGAGACTTGGACGCCACGCATGTCTCGCATAGAAGGTATTAGTCATGTTGTATTTTTTGGATTACAGGGAGCCTTGGCCGAAATCACCAATTCATTTGATGCAAACTTTTTTGCTCAACCGGAAGAAGAGGTCGTGGCGGCTTACGAAGAGGCAATTGCAACTGTTTTTGAAAATACAAACGCGAAGTTTGCGGCGACGCATGATTCGAAACATATTCGCGACTTACATCGGCTGGGGTATCTTCCAATCAAGGTAAATGCGTTGCAGGAAGGAAGCTTGGTTCCTGTCGGCGTACCAATGTTTACGATTGAAAATACACATCCCGATTTTTTCTGGCTTCCGGGTTATCTGGAAACTCAATTATCGGCTTTTATCTGGTCACCGATGACTGCAGCGACAATCGCAGATCGCTATAAAAGGTTATTGACGGGGTTTGCCGAGAGGACGGGCGACGTCAATAAAGTCTTTACGCAGGCCGGAGATTTTTCCATGCGTGGTATGGGGTCTCCTGAAACGGCTTATCGTACGGCTGGGGGACATCTGTTGAGCTTCGGTGTCTCTGCTACATTGTCTGTTCGGGAGTATCTGAAATCCTACTATCATGCAAAAAGTGATGTAATGATGTACACCCCATCGACGGAGCACAGTGTAATGTGTTCGTACGGAGAGGACGAGGTAGAAGCATTTCGACATTTAATCACAACGGTGTATCCAAGTGGAAATATCTCCATCGTATCGGATACCTACGACCTCTGGAATGTAGTTGACAACGTATTGCCGCAATTGAAAGATCTTATTATGGCTAGGGAGGGGAAGGTTGTTATTCGTCCCGATAGTGGCGATCCTGTGAAGATTATCTGTGGCGATGCTGCATCTGATCGCAGTACTGTGCAGAAAGGTATCGTCGAACGTTTGTTTGAACTTTTTGGTGGTACGACCAACAGCAAAGGCTTTAAGGAGCTGGATCCCCATATTGGCGTAGTGTACGGTGATTCCATTACAGTCGATCGAGCGGATAAGATCTGTCAAGGTTTGCTGGATAAGGGTTTTGCCTCGACGAATACCATATTGGGCATAGGTTCGTATACCTATCAGTATGTGACACGGGATACCTTTGGCTTTGCGTTAAAAGGAACGGCCGAGATTGTCAATGGTGAGTTTAAAGCGATACAGAAACGTCCCGCCACAGATACTGGCAACTTTAAAAAATCGCAAAAGGGCATGGTCGCAGTAGTCTTTGAAAAAGACGATTTTCGTTTGATAGACGATCTTACACCGCAAACGGTCGCCGATCTGGGTGAACGAAATCTGCTGGAAACATGTTATCTGAATGGCGAATTTGTACGCACAACGCGTTTTGAAGAAATAAGGAATAGATTAAGAACTGAAACAATTCGAGTATATGGAAAATAGCGTAAACAAACCGTTTTTCATCCAGGATGAAAACGTTGCACAGTATGCACAATTGATGGCATCCTGGATTGCCCAACAGGTGAAATCGGCCGACCGCAAAGGACTTGTATTGGGTATGAGTGGTGGGATAGACTGCAGTGTTGTCGCTTGCCTATGCCGGCTGGCACAGGTGGATGTCCACTTGGTGTTGATGCCATATGGCAGTGATATGAACAAAAGTAAAAGCCATCAACATGCCATGGAGCTTATTCAGAAATTTGATTTTCCATTTCATGTATTTGACATTCAACCCGCGGTGGATGCGTTGGCCATTCATCAAGAACAGTTTATCGCAGAAGCTACCGGCACTAACCGCGCTTTGAGCCTTGCCAATATTCGTCCACGTGTTCGTATGACGTATTTGTATCAATTTGCACAATTGGGTAGTAGATTTGTTATTGGTACGGGGAATATGGCCGAAGCTACTGTAGGTTATTTTACGAAATGGGGTGATGGTGCCTATGATCTGAACCCGCTGGCAATGGTTACCAAACAGGAAGTGTATACCTTAGCCAAATATTTGGGTGTGCCCGAATCTATTCAGTATAAAAGTCCATCTGCTGGTCTTTGGGAGGGGCAGACCGATGAAGAGGAATTGGGTATGACCTATGCGCAAATCGATGGGTTTATTTTAAAAGGTACATCGGGCGATCCGGTTATAGACGAAATTATTCGTAAACGTATACAACAATCTGCCCACAAGTTTGCAGCGGTGCCTACATTCAAAGGTTAATTTTAAATGGTTCGAGAAGTCGACGCAGGCACTTCATAACAGGCAACAAGGGACAAAAAAGTACTATAGTGAAGATGATTTTCACTGGAAGAAGGCTTTAATGGCTTCATCGTTCTGCGAAATGAAGGCTGCGTTGAAATAAATATAGATGTTATGAAACTGAATAACATAAAAACACAATTTGATCAGATTGTAGATGTCCAACAGATTGCCAGCGGCAAAAAGGATAATGTAGCGGACATATTGACCTTGGCCAAGGACGAAGTTATCCCTCCAGCAGCCTCGGACAAAAGACGCACCTTGCTCTTGGCGATCGACGTCCAAAATGATTTTATGGAATCCATCGGTAGCCTTGCGGTCAATGGCTCAAAGGCCGATGTACAACGTCTGACGCAGTGGATGTATCGTAATATTGAGGCCTTAACGCAAGTCATGTGTAGTCTCGATTGTCACTCGATAAGGCAGATTTTCCATCCCGCTTGGTGGCTTGACAGTGCGGGAAATCATCCGGAGCCATTTACCATTATTCGCTATGCTGATGTCCGCGACGGTATCTGGCGTGCTGTGAATGGCCATACAGCCTTAGCGCTGGATTATCTCCAGCATTTGGAAGCTGAGGGAAAAAAACAATTGTGTATCTGGCCATACCATTGTCTGGAAGGGACTTCGGGGGCGCAGCTGGAGAGTCAATTCACCAATATGCTTTATTTTCACAGTGCAGCGCGTCAGGTCAAACCGATATTGGTTTATAAGGGGCAAGATCCAAATACGGAAATGTACGGTATTATCAAAGCGGAATATGACGATAATAAATTCGTAAATCATGCTGTGCTCGATGCAATTCGCGATTACGATGCGATATACATCGCCGGTCAAGCTTCCAGTCATTGTGTTTTAGCATCGGCCGTGCAGATTTTGGAATATTTTGAACAAGACCGAGCGATTACGTCACGAATCACCTTATTGATCGACTGTATGTCGCCCATCGCTGGATTTGAAGCGCAGACTTTACAGCAGTTTGAGGCTTTAAAGGAGAAGTATGGAATCCAGATCAAATTGTCAACCGAAGTAACTTTGTAGCAGATGACAGCCTCCGAAAAAAAATACACATATGATTACCCAAGGCCTGCTGTTACGGTTGACTGTGTAATCTTCGGCTTTGATAAAAACCAGCTTAAGGTATTATTGACCAAACGGGCAATAGAGCCTTTTGTGGGAAAATGGGCATTTCCTGGCGGTTTTATTCAGGAAGATGAAAACGCCGACGACTGTGCGCTTCGTAAACTGCAGGAGGAGGCCGGTCTCAAAGATATTTTCCTCGAACAGCTTTATACATTTTCAGACTTAGCTCGAGATCCGCGCGGAAGAGTCATTAGTATTGCTTACTATGCACTTGTCAGGCCCGATGCTTATACGTTGGAAGCAGGGGTTGATATCGATGCGGTGCAATGGTTTGGTATTGACGAAAAGATGGATCTCGCTTTTGACCATAAACAGATCTTGAATACCGCCATACAACGGCTCAGGGGTAAAATTCGTTATCAACCGATCGGTTTTGAGCTCTTGCCCGAACAGTTTACCTTGCCCGATTTACACAATTTGTATGAAACTGTTCTGCAGCGGTCAATTGATCGGGGAAACTTTCGTAAAAAAATTCTCAGCATGGGTTTATTGATCGACCACAGCGATAAGCAAAAAAACCGGCGTGCCAGGGCTGCAAAGATTTATAGTTTTGACAGGGTAAAATATAAAGAACTGACTGAATCGGGGTTTTATTTTGAAGTATAGGTCTAACCAACGGAGCAGGCAACCATGATATTGGCTCCTGCCTGCTTTCATTGCTGTCTGGTCTTTTTTAAGATCTTACGTGAATGTCCGGTGCAGCGCTATCTTAATGCACTAATTCGAGCTGAGTCGCGTTTGGGCTAACCCTGAAAATCACCACAATCATGGACTTCGAACTGATCGACTAAAGCTTTCTGTGTATAGTATTTTGCGATACGTTTATTTTTTAACAAAAGAGAATCCCCCTTAATTTTTAATTCGAAAATGGGCTCTTTCTCTATTTTCTTGAAGTAAAACTCATTATTTTTAGTCTTAATCGTGAGGCCGCTGTCACGAAAATTATAGGTGAAATCTTTGATTTGATAGATTTCATTGGAATCACAGACATTGACCAAAAGCAGTTGTTTTTTATTCATTTTGATTTCTGCAAGATCACATGCATAACATATTCCTGAGAATTCGATGCCATACTTCTTAAAACTATCGTTGCTTTCCGGTCGAAGAATAGCAATAGGATACAGCTGCTTAAAGAGCGAAAGGTTATCATCGGATATGGATGTTAGCTCTTTTTGTTTCTTTATGGAGTCTATGCTGGCGGTGCTGCTGAATGCGGCAGCTGATTTTTTAGCTTCATTCTTTTGCTGGCAGCTGAAAAACAATACCATGCAGGGCAGAAACATAGTCTTTAAGATTACCTTCATCGTTATTTTTCGCAATTATTGTTGTTACTCATAAACATATAGATTGAGAAACGGTTTTTGTTATTCAATCTCAACCCATTTTCTTTCGAAGTAGACGGTGCCTACCGGTGTATCGGTCGCGTCTATGATTTTCGCTGCTACAAAGTCGCCCTTTAGGCCAGCATATTTTAGTTTTAAACCTTTACTTTCTAAGTCGGAGGTATCATAGTATGCGCCTAATTTGAGTTGAAATGGATTGTGTTCCACATCATTGGTAAAGATGGAAAACAAAAGCAACTTCGTAGCCTGTTTATCTGCCTCTTCGTATCCAAAGAAGCGATGATCGATACGTATATTGGCATGTAAGCGTATCATACTGTCTCGAGCACTTAAGTTTACATAAGCTTTGGTGATTTCGTCAGATTCCAGTACGCTTTGTGCATTTGCTTGGTCAATGCTATCCAGTTTGGAAGTTTTTAACGATATACTTTCTTTTGAAGCAGTATTCTCGGCAGCTTTTTCCATGGCTTTGCTTGAGCTTACAGGTGCTTCGACTTGTTTCGGTTTTTCCTGACAAGCGATTTGTAACGAGAGGAGTGCTAATGCACTGCTATAATAACTGTATTTGAAATGATTCATTGTTCTTTCTGTTACAAAATCCAATCCAAAGTTGCAGAAAATAGGGGGAGAAAAAAATCCCTGTTTTCCGCTAATCGAAGAAATCGATAAATACGGTATTTTTACGGCATTCGCATGATTCTTGTCGTATGGAACGGATCAATGTGATACAACAAAAAACAGAAGAAATAAAGTATGGCGCATCGTATTTATATTTATAATGTAAATCTCAGGACCAAAGAAACATATCCCACTTACCTGGCCGAATGGAATTATGAAATTCCCATCCTCATGCTGCCATTATTTTCCGCCAATATCCGTTCCAAAGGTTCTCAGCTTTATGCCAACAAGGAAGATGGGATCGCAAGACTTCGCTATTTTTATGCGTTGTTGGCTGATAGGTATCAATTGCATTATAAAAAAAGCTATTATGAGCCTGTCAACAACATGTTTGAATTTTTGGAAGCGCTACCTTTTGATACCTTGCAGATCGATGGACGCGATGTTTTTACCATGAATGCGGAAAAAGATGTGGAGCAAGCCAAAGATTGGGTGGAAGAAATTAAAATGCAAGCCTTATTGTATGAACAAGCTGTCGATGAGCAGTCCTTAGATCCGCTGGACCCGCTTGTGAAAGCGTCTGGTTATACTTCTTTTTTAGATGCCCTTCAAACCGATTGGATTGATTATGGATTGGGTTTATGGGAAGAAGAAGTTCTGAAAGGGCCAGAGCCTGAGATTTTTGAAGCAGGAGGAAAGCAGGGATTAAAAAATGCCAAGGGGGATATTTTGGTTGAGGCGATTTATGATGAAATATTCGAATTCAATGAACAGGGGATCGCCGTTGTTGAACGCGATGGCCTTTTTGGTTATATTGATACGAGTGGCACTATACTAATTCCATGTCAATATGTGGAGGCCTTTGATGCCCGGCATATCAACGGGAACAATTACGCTGAAGTGGAAGTGGCAGGGAAACGTGGGGTACTGCATATTGATACCAAACAGCTGAGCATACCTGCATTATATGATGAACTCGACTGGATCGCC
The Sphingobacterium multivorum genome window above contains:
- a CDS encoding nicotinate phosphoribosyltransferase, which translates into the protein MSKNPILWTDGYKLCHKDQYPAHTEWVYETWTPRMSRIEGISHVVFFGLQGALAEITNSFDANFFAQPEEEVVAAYEEAIATVFENTNAKFAATHDSKHIRDLHRLGYLPIKVNALQEGSLVPVGVPMFTIENTHPDFFWLPGYLETQLSAFIWSPMTAATIADRYKRLLTGFAERTGDVNKVFTQAGDFSMRGMGSPETAYRTAGGHLLSFGVSATLSVREYLKSYYHAKSDVMMYTPSTEHSVMCSYGEDEVEAFRHLITTVYPSGNISIVSDTYDLWNVVDNVLPQLKDLIMAREGKVVIRPDSGDPVKIICGDAASDRSTVQKGIVERLFELFGGTTNSKGFKELDPHIGVVYGDSITVDRADKICQGLLDKGFASTNTILGIGSYTYQYVTRDTFGFALKGTAEIVNGEFKAIQKRPATDTGNFKKSQKGMVAVVFEKDDFRLIDDLTPQTVADLGERNLLETCYLNGEFVRTTRFEEIRNRLRTETIRVYGK
- the nadE gene encoding NAD(+) synthase; translated protein: MENSVNKPFFIQDENVAQYAQLMASWIAQQVKSADRKGLVLGMSGGIDCSVVACLCRLAQVDVHLVLMPYGSDMNKSKSHQHAMELIQKFDFPFHVFDIQPAVDALAIHQEQFIAEATGTNRALSLANIRPRVRMTYLYQFAQLGSRFVIGTGNMAEATVGYFTKWGDGAYDLNPLAMVTKQEVYTLAKYLGVPESIQYKSPSAGLWEGQTDEEELGMTYAQIDGFILKGTSGDPVIDEIIRKRIQQSAHKFAAVPTFKG
- a CDS encoding NUDIX hydrolase, producing the protein MTASEKKYTYDYPRPAVTVDCVIFGFDKNQLKVLLTKRAIEPFVGKWAFPGGFIQEDENADDCALRKLQEEAGLKDIFLEQLYTFSDLARDPRGRVISIAYYALVRPDAYTLEAGVDIDAVQWFGIDEKMDLAFDHKQILNTAIQRLRGKIRYQPIGFELLPEQFTLPDLHNLYETVLQRSIDRGNFRKKILSMGLLIDHSDKQKNRRARAAKIYSFDRVKYKELTESGFYFEV